A window of Prolixibacter sp. SD074 contains these coding sequences:
- a CDS encoding GNAT family N-acetyltransferase codes for MLTIRMASGADVPAITRIYNHAVLHSTTTFDTVPLTEEERRMWLALHEEDSPVLVAQVEEDVVGYASLSKWSEKKAYDQTVQFSIYLDENFRGQGIGLRLSEAILKYAKEQGIHSVISLISEGNEVSFALHRKLGFQLMGVMKEAGRKFGRYIDVHFYQLLL; via the coding sequence ATGCTGACTATCCGAATGGCTTCGGGGGCTGATGTGCCCGCCATAACCCGCATTTATAATCATGCTGTGTTGCATTCGACTACCACGTTCGATACCGTTCCCCTTACGGAAGAAGAGCGCCGGATGTGGCTGGCTTTGCATGAGGAAGACTCTCCGGTACTGGTTGCCCAGGTCGAAGAGGACGTGGTTGGATATGCATCTCTTTCTAAATGGTCGGAGAAGAAGGCATACGACCAAACGGTGCAGTTTTCCATTTATCTCGATGAGAATTTTCGTGGACAGGGAATTGGGCTGCGGTTGAGCGAAGCGATTCTGAAATATGCGAAAGAGCAAGGAATTCACAGTGTGATTTCGCTCATATCAGAAGGGAATGAGGTGAGCTTCGCGCTGCACCGAAAGCTGGGATTTCAGCTAATGGGCGTAATGAAAGAGGCCGGAAGGAAATTCGGCCGGTACATCGATGTTCATTTTTATCAACTACTTCTTTGA
- a CDS encoding patatin-like phospholipase family protein, with the protein MTNRKVRFGVALSGGGARGFAHIGALKALEEYGLQPDVISGTSMGALVGVLYAAGYAPEEISEMIRQEKFYRLIDIRPRKGGILNLKKVQDLLTGKIEKNDFSALKKPFYVSVANLNSGENEVRSSGKLFEFVIASCSIPVIFAPQVIDGKSYVDGGLFNNLPTEAIYEKADVVIGVNVNHNSPVEVIGGSREIAERCFQLGIAQNVEKSRELCDYFVDPPETRRFGTFDFPQIDRIMEVGYQEAVRVLKEEIIPDGWLPVMREKLSAKQ; encoded by the coding sequence ATGACCAATAGAAAAGTTCGGTTCGGTGTAGCGCTCAGCGGTGGCGGCGCCCGTGGATTTGCGCACATTGGAGCATTGAAAGCGCTCGAAGAATACGGCCTGCAGCCCGACGTGATTTCCGGGACGAGTATGGGCGCATTGGTGGGTGTTTTGTATGCTGCCGGTTATGCTCCTGAAGAAATTTCGGAGATGATTCGTCAGGAAAAGTTCTATAGACTGATTGATATCCGTCCGCGGAAAGGAGGGATTCTGAACCTGAAGAAAGTGCAGGATTTGCTGACCGGGAAGATTGAAAAGAACGACTTTTCAGCGCTAAAGAAGCCGTTTTATGTGTCGGTGGCGAACCTGAACAGCGGCGAGAACGAAGTGAGGTCTAGCGGGAAATTGTTCGAGTTCGTGATTGCGTCCTGTTCCATTCCGGTCATCTTTGCGCCTCAGGTCATTGATGGGAAATCGTATGTCGATGGGGGACTTTTCAATAATCTTCCAACGGAAGCCATTTACGAAAAAGCGGATGTCGTGATTGGTGTGAACGTCAATCACAATTCGCCGGTGGAAGTGATTGGCGGGAGCCGCGAAATTGCCGAGCGTTGTTTTCAGCTGGGCATCGCGCAGAATGTGGAAAAGAGCCGGGAACTCTGCGATTATTTTGTCGACCCGCCCGAAACACGCCGGTTCGGGACGTTCGACTTCCCGCAAATCGACCGGATTATGGAAGTCGGTTACCAGGAAGCCGTGCGGGTGCTGAAGGAGGAAATAATACCCGACGGCTGGCTTCCGGTAATGAGAGAGAAGTTGTCAGCAAAGCAGTAA
- a CDS encoding aspartate kinase, with protein MKIFKFGGASVKDAAAIRNLATILQSYRQDELVVVISAIGKTTNALEEVVRTYFSGEKAMWKHIETIKSEHFAIIDALFPDPESPVRNEVNDLFERLADSVSVPPSLNYDYEYDQVVSFGELLSTHIVSAYLNENGFPCRWMDARGCIRTEDTWRKAVIDYELSEELTKETVDFQEEKCYLTQGFIGSTTSNLTTTLGREGSDFTAAIFGHLLNAESVTIWKDVPGILNADPQYFDATLKLDRLTYREAVELTYYGAKVIHPKTMKPLFEKNIPLYVRSFLQAGEIGTVIGGEIHPDEQTPIFVLKRNQVLLTISPKDFSFMGEASIGHIYSMLAGYQMEVNMVQQSALSLSVAVTKPDHDFETLVDELEEDFDVRYNNGLELLTIRNYTDAEITRHTSGRRIFVEQRSRRTARFLVKLVVL; from the coding sequence ATGAAAATATTCAAATTTGGTGGCGCCTCGGTGAAAGATGCCGCGGCCATTCGTAACCTGGCAACCATATTGCAATCTTACCGCCAAGATGAGCTGGTGGTGGTGATATCCGCCATCGGGAAGACAACCAACGCGCTGGAAGAAGTGGTGCGCACCTATTTTTCGGGCGAGAAAGCCATGTGGAAGCATATCGAAACCATCAAATCGGAGCACTTTGCCATTATCGACGCGCTGTTCCCGGACCCGGAAAGCCCGGTGCGCAACGAGGTGAATGACTTGTTTGAGCGCCTGGCTGATAGTGTTTCTGTCCCGCCTTCGCTGAATTACGATTACGAATACGACCAGGTTGTTTCGTTCGGGGAACTGCTGTCGACCCACATCGTGAGTGCGTACCTGAACGAGAATGGCTTTCCCTGCCGCTGGATGGATGCGCGGGGCTGCATCCGGACGGAAGATACCTGGAGGAAAGCGGTCATCGATTATGAACTTTCGGAAGAGTTGACAAAGGAAACCGTCGATTTCCAAGAGGAGAAATGCTACCTCACGCAGGGTTTCATTGGGTCAACCACATCGAACCTGACGACTACGCTCGGGCGCGAAGGTTCCGACTTTACGGCGGCCATTTTCGGTCATCTGCTGAACGCCGAAAGTGTGACCATCTGGAAAGATGTGCCGGGTATCCTGAATGCCGACCCGCAATATTTCGATGCCACGCTGAAACTGGATCGGTTAACTTACCGGGAAGCGGTGGAACTGACCTACTACGGTGCAAAGGTGATTCACCCCAAAACCATGAAGCCGCTGTTCGAAAAGAATATCCCGTTGTACGTGCGGTCGTTCCTGCAGGCCGGCGAAATCGGGACGGTGATTGGAGGCGAGATACATCCCGATGAGCAAACGCCCATCTTTGTGCTGAAACGAAACCAGGTGTTGCTGACCATTTCGCCCAAAGATTTTTCCTTTATGGGCGAAGCCTCGATCGGTCACATTTACTCCATGCTGGCCGGTTACCAGATGGAAGTGAACATGGTACAGCAATCGGCGCTGAGTTTGTCGGTGGCAGTGACCAAACCCGACCACGACTTTGAAACCCTGGTGGACGAACTGGAGGAAGATTTTGATGTGCGCTACAACAACGGCCTCGAACTGCTCACCATCCGCAACTACACCGATGCGGAAATCACGCGGCACACGTCAGGGCGCAGGATCTTTGTGGAGCAACGCAGCAGAAGGACCGCGAGGTTTTTGGTGAAGTTGGTTGTTTTGTGA
- a CDS encoding Abi family protein, with translation MKYSVFERIMSRPRMNRYMVACSNDSRKAMTLYRLNLKLSQELFTIISCFEIALRNAIDYHYSSIHGSEWLKNSVSRNGMFDNQKCRKTSLIIRRELRKLNNNYSHPKLIAEMDLGFWRYLFSQPQFYSGGQSLLKIFPAKPTSSPTVQYNHRYVFNELERINKIRNRIAHHEPVCFRLGNPVIDTTYAKQNYRLIKDLFNWMQIDEASLLYGIDHVNQIVQRIDDL, from the coding sequence ATGAAATACAGTGTCTTCGAGAGAATAATGTCTCGTCCTCGAATGAATCGGTATATGGTCGCCTGTTCCAATGATTCCAGAAAGGCCATGACGTTATATCGTTTGAATTTGAAACTCTCTCAAGAATTATTCACCATTATTAGTTGTTTTGAAATTGCATTGCGAAATGCAATAGACTATCACTACTCTTCGATTCATGGAAGCGAGTGGTTAAAAAATTCGGTAAGCAGGAATGGAATGTTCGATAATCAAAAATGTAGAAAAACATCCCTTATTATTCGAAGAGAATTGAGAAAACTAAATAACAACTACTCTCATCCGAAATTAATTGCTGAAATGGATCTTGGTTTTTGGAGGTACCTGTTTTCACAACCTCAATTTTATTCCGGCGGCCAATCTTTGTTAAAAATCTTCCCGGCTAAACCAACAAGTAGTCCAACAGTTCAGTACAATCACCGATATGTTTTTAATGAACTCGAGAGAATTAATAAAATACGAAACCGGATTGCCCATCACGAACCAGTTTGCTTTAGATTAGGAAATCCAGTCATTGATACCACCTATGCAAAACAAAACTATCGCCTAATCAAAGATTTGTTTAATTGGATGCAAATAGATGAAGCTTCATTATTATATGGAATAGATCATGTGAATCAGATCGTACAACGAATTGATGACTTATAA
- the dcm gene encoding DNA (cytosine-5-)-methyltransferase, with protein sequence MKEYYTLSEVADLLSVSKETLRRWDRNGKLSAVREPMSNYRLYKKDQLKIFDELDFLFHSDENTNFVEAHKPYNAIELFAGAGGLAVGLEQAGVKCLALNEIDHLAAETLRKNRPDWNVIEDDVKNVSFKKYKGQVDIVTGGFPCQAFSYAGKKLGFKDARGTLFYEFARVVKETMPPICVGENVRGLLNHDGGRTIEGMISVLNEIGYNVLPPRLIKAIFYKVPQKRERVLIVGIRKDINHELFDFPKPYKKIYNLKDALKKGELYNTDVPGSEGQQYPKSKKEVMDLIPEGGYWRDLPTEIQRSYMGGSFYLGGGKTGMARRLSWDEPSLTLTCSPAQKQTERCHPDETRPFTVREYARIQTFPDDWQFAGSISQQYKQIGNAVPVNMAKEIGYSIIRFLNDYSKNSH encoded by the coding sequence ATGAAAGAGTACTACACATTATCAGAAGTAGCAGATTTACTGTCAGTGAGCAAAGAAACTTTACGTCGTTGGGACAGGAACGGAAAATTGTCAGCCGTCCGTGAACCGATGAGCAATTACAGATTATACAAAAAAGACCAGTTGAAAATATTCGACGAACTGGATTTTCTGTTTCACTCAGATGAAAACACCAACTTTGTTGAGGCTCATAAGCCATACAATGCAATTGAATTATTTGCTGGTGCAGGTGGTTTAGCGGTAGGTTTAGAACAGGCCGGAGTTAAATGTCTTGCTTTAAACGAGATAGACCACTTGGCAGCAGAAACATTAAGAAAAAATAGACCAGACTGGAATGTAATCGAAGATGATGTAAAAAATGTTTCCTTTAAGAAATATAAAGGTCAAGTTGATATTGTAACAGGAGGTTTTCCCTGTCAAGCATTCAGCTATGCCGGCAAGAAACTAGGTTTTAAGGATGCACGAGGGACTCTCTTTTATGAATTTGCCAGAGTTGTAAAAGAAACGATGCCTCCGATATGTGTTGGGGAAAATGTACGAGGATTACTAAATCATGACGGTGGTAGAACTATTGAGGGTATGATTTCAGTACTTAATGAGATTGGCTATAATGTTTTACCTCCAAGATTAATTAAAGCAATTTTTTACAAAGTACCTCAAAAACGTGAACGAGTGTTAATCGTAGGGATAAGAAAAGATATTAACCATGAGCTATTTGATTTCCCAAAGCCTTACAAAAAAATTTACAACCTGAAAGATGCACTGAAAAAAGGAGAATTGTATAATACTGATGTCCCTGGTTCAGAAGGCCAGCAATATCCTAAATCAAAAAAGGAAGTAATGGATTTAATTCCAGAAGGTGGTTATTGGCGAGATTTACCAACTGAAATTCAAAGATCATATATGGGGGGGAGTTTTTATCTCGGTGGTGGGAAAACAGGCATGGCAAGGCGTCTGAGTTGGGATGAGCCTAGTTTAACCCTAACATGTAGTCCCGCACAAAAACAAACAGAACGGTGCCACCCAGATGAAACGAGGCCTTTTACTGTAAGAGAATATGCCAGAATCCAAACCTTTCCCGATGATTGGCAGTTCGCAGGTTCTATTTCACAGCAATATAAACAAATTGGCAATGCTGTTCCTGTTAACATGGCAAAAGAAATAGGTTATTCTATTATTAGATTTTTAAATGATTATTCTAAGAATTCTCATTAG
- a CDS encoding very short patch repair endonuclease, whose protein sequence is MTDYSQNIIKVPRFNEASGFYTTKERSKLMSKIKSQDTKPEQKLRKFLWGIGIRYRKNVKKMPGTPDIVISKYKLVIFVDGEFWHGFNWKEKKEKIKSNRAFWIPKIERNMQRDRMNEIFYIKKGWKVMRFWEHEIKKEFNVCVSKILDYLDAFPDHESS, encoded by the coding sequence GTGACTGATTACTCGCAAAATATAATTAAAGTCCCCCGATTTAACGAGGCAAGTGGTTTTTATACAACCAAGGAGCGCTCGAAGTTAATGAGTAAAATAAAAAGTCAGGATACCAAACCTGAACAGAAACTTCGAAAGTTTTTATGGGGCATTGGTATTCGATATCGAAAAAATGTCAAAAAGATGCCAGGTACTCCTGATATTGTTATTTCTAAATACAAATTAGTAATTTTCGTAGACGGTGAATTCTGGCATGGCTTTAATTGGAAAGAAAAAAAGGAAAAGATAAAGTCTAATAGGGCGTTTTGGATCCCTAAAATAGAACGAAACATGCAGCGTGATAGAATGAACGAAATCTTTTATATAAAGAAAGGATGGAAAGTCATGCGTTTCTGGGAGCACGAAATCAAAAAAGAGTTTAATGTTTGTGTTAGTAAAATACTCGACTACCTGGATGCTTTCCCAGATCATGAGAGCAGTTAA
- a CDS encoding DUF6261 family protein, protein MKKYIFKSLLTVDNTIYLSENLMRIIKAILETDSKLKGLSDKLKAVYERMVANKKRNSASALTQKKAQLDQRRDQGYISLRDIIHGISLSLIPEDAEKALSLYRVFEAVGTTSYSSGYKDQTASLSSLFSELDKPEQQTALTDLALLPYYGALKTAEDDFLEIDKQMLDESTENELNYEPAQEIMVDMVPALTDLVGYMELSSSFDAATYGDAFNQMVTVINEVNATARARLTNNENDSGEETEN, encoded by the coding sequence ATGAAAAAGTACATTTTTAAATCCCTGCTGACTGTTGACAATACGATTTACTTATCGGAAAACCTGATGCGGATAATTAAAGCGATACTGGAAACCGACAGCAAACTGAAAGGCCTGAGCGACAAACTAAAGGCTGTCTATGAGCGGATGGTCGCAAACAAGAAACGGAACAGCGCCAGCGCCCTGACGCAAAAGAAAGCTCAACTGGATCAGCGCCGCGACCAGGGCTACATCTCGCTGCGCGACATCATTCACGGTATATCGCTGAGCCTGATTCCGGAGGATGCAGAGAAGGCGCTGTCGCTTTACCGCGTTTTTGAGGCCGTGGGGACCACATCGTATTCGTCCGGCTACAAAGACCAAACAGCCTCGCTGTCGTCGCTGTTCTCGGAGCTCGACAAACCCGAGCAGCAGACCGCGTTAACGGATTTGGCCCTTCTGCCTTATTACGGGGCATTGAAAACGGCTGAAGACGATTTCCTGGAGATAGATAAACAAATGCTGGATGAATCGACGGAGAATGAGCTGAACTACGAACCGGCCCAGGAGATCATGGTGGATATGGTTCCGGCCCTCACCGACCTGGTTGGCTACATGGAGCTGAGCAGCTCGTTCGACGCAGCCACCTACGGCGATGCCTTTAACCAGATGGTGACGGTGATTAACGAGGTGAACGCCACGGCCCGCGCCCGGCTCACCAATAACGAGAATGATTCGGGAGAAGAAACCGAAAATTGA